A part of Lacinutrix sp. 5H-3-7-4 genomic DNA contains:
- a CDS encoding DUF3887 domain-containing protein — MKKAIVLIVAILSFSVGFAQTEKANYKKVVSEFQENYNQQDYKAIYNMLNANFQKTLTLEKTKTFFKTNVNAEALGKINTVELKEIVRTGHNYSLTFENGAGEVFFLLDENNKISGLQMYPAKQ, encoded by the coding sequence ATGAAAAAAGCAATAGTATTAATAGTAGCAATTTTAAGTTTTTCAGTAGGTTTTGCGCAAACAGAAAAGGCAAATTATAAAAAAGTTGTTTCAGAGTTTCAAGAAAACTACAATCAACAAGATTATAAAGCAATTTATAATATGCTAAATGCAAACTTTCAAAAGACATTAACTTTAGAAAAAACAAAAACTTTCTTTAAAACTAATGTAAATGCAGAAGCTTTAGGGAAGATTAATACAGTAGAATTAAAAGAAATTGTAAGAACAGGTCATAACTATAGCTTGACTTTCGAGAATGGAGCAGGAGAAGTTTTTTTTCTATTAGATGAAAATAATAAAATTAGTGGATTACAAATGTATCCAGCAAAGCAATAA
- a CDS encoding retropepsin-like aspartic protease, translating into MENALWEFLLEKGYKKIKLKLTKTNHFEIKAKVNGVKGLFILDTGASSSCIGFKDIERFKLAAKDSDIKAAGAGATDMLTQIASKNTIMIGRWKKTKVNLVLFDLTHVNTALTTHNAKPVNGIIGADILKKGKAIIDYNKKYLYLKPI; encoded by the coding sequence ATGGAAAACGCACTTTGGGAATTCTTACTAGAAAAAGGATATAAAAAAATAAAACTTAAGCTTACAAAAACCAATCACTTTGAAATTAAAGCTAAAGTTAACGGTGTAAAAGGATTGTTTATTTTAGATACTGGCGCGTCTAGTAGCTGTATTGGTTTTAAAGACATTGAACGCTTTAAACTTGCAGCAAAAGACTCAGACATTAAAGCTGCTGGAGCTGGAGCTACAGATATGCTTACTCAAATTGCTAGTAAAAATACGATAATGATTGGTAGGTGGAAAAAAACTAAAGTTAATCTTGTATTGTTTGATTTAACACATGTAAATACCGCTTTAACAACTCATAATGCCAAACCTGTAAATGGAATAATTGGAGCAGATATATTAAAAAAAGGCAAAGCTATTATAGATTATAACAAGAAATACTTGTATTTAAAGCCAATTTAA
- a CDS encoding polyprenyl synthetase family protein, whose product MQNTLYYQNAFLEYLETFSKIREPKNLYQPIDYILKLGGKRLRPVLTLMTAEVFNYDYKKALDAALSIEVFHNFSLVHDDIMDDAPLRRGEQTVHEKWDVNTAILSGDAMLIMAYQLFENYDSKTFQALAKLFSKTALEVCEGQQYDVDFETRDDVTISEYLKMIEYKTAVLVGAAMKMGAIVAKASNEDQDGIYNFGRLLGIAFQLQDDYLDAFGNPETFGKQVGGDIIENKKTYLYLKAIENLETSEKKQIEQLFSVNLQDNDDKIETVKEFFVKSEAAKATQAEIENYTNKAFAVLETLNISEEKKTILKQFGNTLMTRKV is encoded by the coding sequence ATGCAAAATACCTTATATTACCAAAATGCTTTTTTAGAATATTTAGAAACGTTTTCTAAAATTCGAGAACCTAAAAACTTATACCAGCCAATAGATTACATATTAAAACTTGGAGGAAAACGATTGCGTCCTGTTTTAACATTGATGACTGCAGAGGTTTTTAATTATGATTATAAAAAAGCATTAGATGCTGCTTTAAGTATAGAAGTATTTCATAATTTTTCTTTAGTACATGATGATATAATGGATGATGCTCCATTGCGTAGAGGAGAACAAACTGTTCATGAAAAATGGGATGTAAATACAGCTATTTTGTCTGGAGATGCTATGCTAATTATGGCATATCAGTTATTTGAGAATTACGATTCTAAAACGTTTCAAGCTTTAGCAAAACTATTTAGTAAAACAGCTCTAGAGGTTTGTGAAGGACAACAATATGATGTTGATTTTGAAACTCGAGACGATGTTACTATTAGTGAGTATTTAAAAATGATAGAGTATAAAACAGCCGTTTTAGTTGGTGCCGCTATGAAAATGGGAGCTATTGTAGCAAAAGCTTCTAATGAAGATCAAGACGGAATATACAATTTTGGAAGATTATTAGGTATAGCTTTTCAATTGCAAGACGATTATTTAGATGCTTTTGGAAACCCAGAAACTTTTGGTAAACAAGTTGGTGGAGATATTATAGAAAATAAAAAAACATACTTATATCTTAAAGCTATTGAAAATTTAGAAACTTCAGAAAAGAAACAAATAGAGCAACTGTTTTCTGTTAACCTACAAGATAATGACGATAAAATAGAGACAGTAAAAGAGTTTTTTGTAAAAAGCGAAGCGGCCAAAGCAACACAAGCAGAAATAGAAAACTATACAAATAAAGCTTTTGCAGTTCTTGAAACGTTGAATATTTCAGAAGAAAAGAAAACCATTTTAAAACAATTTGGTAATACACTAATGACAAGAAAAGTATAA
- a CDS encoding 2-oxoglutarate dehydrogenase E1 component: MDKYSFLNAAHTAYFADLYEQYLENPDSIEPSWRAFFQGYDFGSENYGMDGELVEGVSTQIPEHVQKEFQVVKLIDGYRNRGHLFTKTNPVRERRKYAPTLEIENFGLTKNDLSTVFNAGEILGIGSQTLEEIIKHLERIYCDSIGVEYMYIRKPEEIKWIQDKLNINDNQPKFSSDEKKHILKKLNEAVSFESFLHTKYVGQKRFSLEGGEALIPALDAVIEKAAELGVEEFVMGMAHRGRLSTLTNIFGKSAKDIFSEFDGKDYEEEVFDGDVKYHLGWTSHRGTDSGKDIKLSIAPNPSHLETVGAVVEGIVRAKQDKDFSDDFSKVLPIVVHGDAAIAGQGLVYEVVQMAQLDGYKTNGTIHIVVNNQVGFTTNYLDARSSTYCTDVGKVTLSPVLHVNADDAEAVVHATLFALDFRMQFKRDVFIDMLGYRKYGHNEGDEPRFTQPKLYKAISKHANPRNIYAEKLIAEGVIGKDHVKQLEKNYKDSLEEKLDASRKEDKTVITPFMESVWEDFTRVDEVEMMKTVDTKVSQKELEKITKVISNLPEDKKFIRKIERLVQSRQTMFDENKLDWAMAEHLAYGTLLEEGYNVRISGQDVERGTFSHRHAVVKVEDSEEEIILHNNISDTQGQFYIYNSLLSEYGVVGFDYGYAMASPKTLTIWEAQFGDFSNGAQIMLDQYISAGEDKWKTQNGLVMLLPHGYEGQGAEHSSARMERYLQLCAKDNMYVADCTTPENMFHLLRRQMKSNFRKPLIIFTPKSLLRHPKCVSTVEEFANGSFKTVIDDDAVEASKVKTLVLLTGKFYYDLDEERNKQGRDDIAFIRIEQLFPLPVEEIRKTIQNYTNVDEIVWAQEEPRNMGAYSHMLMHLDEAKTFRAATRRAYGAPAAGSSTRSKKRHQEVIDYVFDKSKNNQR; the protein is encoded by the coding sequence ATGGATAAATATTCCTTTTTAAACGCAGCACATACAGCATATTTTGCTGATTTATACGAACAATACTTAGAGAACCCAGATTCTATAGAACCAAGCTGGAGAGCCTTTTTTCAAGGTTACGATTTTGGTAGTGAAAACTATGGCATGGATGGAGAACTTGTAGAAGGAGTTTCTACACAAATTCCAGAACATGTTCAAAAAGAATTTCAGGTTGTAAAACTAATAGATGGTTACCGTAATAGAGGTCACTTATTTACAAAAACTAATCCTGTTAGAGAGCGTAGAAAATACGCTCCAACTTTAGAGATTGAGAATTTTGGTTTAACCAAAAACGACTTGTCTACAGTTTTTAATGCTGGAGAAATTCTAGGTATAGGTTCTCAAACTTTAGAAGAAATTATTAAACACCTAGAGCGTATTTACTGCGATTCTATTGGTGTTGAGTATATGTATATTAGAAAACCAGAAGAGATTAAATGGATTCAGGACAAGTTAAATATTAACGATAACCAACCTAAATTTTCTTCAGACGAGAAAAAGCATATCTTAAAAAAACTTAACGAAGCCGTATCTTTTGAAAGCTTTTTACATACAAAATATGTTGGTCAAAAACGTTTTTCTTTAGAAGGTGGAGAAGCATTAATTCCTGCTTTAGACGCTGTAATTGAAAAAGCAGCAGAATTAGGTGTAGAAGAATTTGTAATGGGAATGGCACATAGAGGTCGACTTTCTACATTAACAAATATCTTTGGAAAAAGTGCAAAAGATATTTTTAGTGAATTTGACGGTAAAGATTATGAAGAAGAAGTTTTTGATGGTGATGTAAAATACCACTTAGGCTGGACTAGCCATAGAGGCACAGATTCTGGAAAAGATATAAAACTAAGTATCGCTCCAAACCCATCACACTTAGAAACTGTTGGTGCAGTTGTAGAAGGAATTGTAAGAGCAAAACAAGATAAAGATTTTAGCGACGATTTTAGTAAAGTTTTACCAATAGTAGTACATGGTGACGCTGCAATTGCAGGTCAAGGTTTAGTATACGAAGTTGTGCAAATGGCACAGTTAGATGGATATAAAACAAATGGTACTATACACATAGTTGTAAATAACCAAGTTGGGTTTACAACAAATTATTTAGATGCCAGATCAAGTACATACTGTACAGATGTAGGTAAAGTAACACTATCACCTGTACTTCACGTAAATGCAGACGACGCAGAAGCAGTTGTACATGCTACATTATTTGCATTAGATTTTAGAATGCAGTTTAAGCGCGACGTATTTATAGATATGCTAGGGTATAGAAAATATGGCCATAACGAAGGTGATGAGCCACGTTTTACACAACCAAAATTATACAAAGCAATATCTAAGCATGCAAACCCAAGAAACATTTATGCCGAAAAATTAATTGCAGAAGGTGTTATTGGTAAAGATCATGTTAAACAATTAGAAAAAAATTATAAAGACAGTCTTGAAGAAAAATTAGATGCTTCAAGAAAAGAAGATAAAACAGTTATAACGCCATTTATGGAATCTGTATGGGAAGATTTTACTCGTGTAGATGAAGTAGAAATGATGAAAACTGTAGACACAAAAGTGTCCCAAAAAGAGTTAGAAAAAATAACTAAGGTTATATCTAACCTACCAGAAGATAAAAAGTTTATACGTAAAATAGAAAGACTAGTACAATCTCGTCAAACAATGTTTGATGAAAATAAACTAGATTGGGCTATGGCAGAGCATTTAGCTTACGGTACACTTTTAGAAGAAGGCTACAATGTTAGAATTTCTGGTCAAGATGTAGAAAGAGGAACATTCTCTCATAGACACGCAGTAGTTAAAGTTGAAGATAGCGAAGAAGAAATAATATTACATAATAATATTAGCGATACGCAAGGTCAATTTTATATCTATAACTCACTATTATCAGAGTATGGAGTAGTAGGTTTCGATTATGGTTATGCAATGGCAAGCCCAAAAACATTGACCATTTGGGAAGCGCAATTTGGAGACTTTAGTAATGGAGCACAAATAATGTTAGACCAGTACATATCTGCAGGAGAAGATAAATGGAAAACTCAAAACGGTTTGGTAATGTTATTGCCACATGGTTATGAAGGTCAAGGCGCAGAACATTCATCAGCAAGAATGGAACGTTACCTACAACTATGTGCAAAAGATAATATGTATGTTGCAGATTGTACAACGCCAGAAAACATGTTTCACTTGTTAAGAAGACAAATGAAATCTAACTTTAGAAAACCATTAATAATTTTTACACCAAAAAGTTTATTACGTCATCCAAAATGTGTTTCTACAGTAGAAGAATTTGCAAACGGAAGCTTTAAAACTGTAATAGATGATGATGCCGTAGAAGCAAGCAAAGTAAAAACACTTGTATTGTTAACCGGTAAATTTTATTACGACTTAGATGAAGAACGCAATAAGCAAGGTAGAGATGATATTGCATTTATAAGAATAGAACAATTATTCCCACTACCAGTAGAAGAAATAAGAAAAACAATACAAAACTATACTAATGTAGATGAAATTGTTTGGGCGCAAGAAGAGCCTAGAAATATGGGAGCTTATAGCCATATGTTAATGCACTTAGACGAGGCAAAAACATTTAGAGCAGCAACGCGAAGAGCTTATGGAGCACCAGCAGCAGGAAGTAGTACAAGATCTAAAAAACGTCATCAAGAAGTTATAGATTACGTATTTGATAAAAGTAAAAATAACCAGCGATAA
- the odhB gene encoding 2-oxoglutarate dehydrogenase complex dihydrolipoyllysine-residue succinyltransferase yields MILEMKVPSPGESITEVEIAEWLVEDGDYVEKDQAIAEVDSDKATLELPAEASGTITLKAEEGDAVAVGQVVCLIDTAAKAPESSTYEGGDEGGNEDAEQDLAKDQKAAPNKENHEKAPNPAKETYASGVASPAAKKILAEKNMDASSITGTGKDGRVTKDDAVKATPSMGTPTGGNRGSSRSKMSMLRRKVAERLVEAKNTTAMLTTFNEVDMSPIFALRKEYKETFKSKHGVSLGFMSFFTLAVVRALKLYPAVNSMIDGKEMLTYDFVDVSIAVSGPKGLMVPVIRNAENLSFRGVEAEVKRLALRARDGKITVDEMTGGTFTISNGGVFGSMLSTPIINPPQSGILGMHNIVERPVAIDGHVEIRPIMYVALSYDHRIIDGKESVGFLVAVKEALENPTELLMDNDIKRALEL; encoded by the coding sequence ATGATTTTAGAAATGAAAGTACCTTCGCCAGGTGAATCAATTACAGAAGTTGAAATAGCTGAATGGTTAGTAGAAGATGGTGATTATGTAGAAAAAGACCAAGCAATAGCAGAGGTAGATAGTGATAAAGCAACATTAGAATTACCAGCTGAAGCAAGTGGAACAATTACATTAAAAGCCGAAGAAGGTGATGCAGTAGCAGTTGGGCAAGTAGTTTGTTTAATTGATACCGCTGCAAAAGCTCCAGAATCTTCAACTTACGAAGGTGGCGATGAAGGCGGAAATGAAGATGCAGAGCAAGACTTAGCTAAAGATCAAAAAGCAGCACCAAATAAAGAAAATCACGAAAAAGCACCAAATCCTGCAAAAGAAACTTACGCTTCTGGAGTTGCAAGTCCAGCAGCAAAGAAAATTTTAGCAGAAAAAAATATGGATGCATCATCTATAACTGGAACAGGTAAAGATGGGCGTGTTACTAAAGACGATGCTGTTAAAGCAACACCTTCTATGGGAACTCCAACAGGAGGAAACAGAGGTTCTTCTAGAAGTAAAATGTCTATGTTACGTAGAAAAGTAGCAGAGCGTTTAGTTGAAGCTAAAAATACAACAGCAATGTTAACTACTTTTAACGAAGTAGATATGTCGCCAATATTTGCTTTAAGAAAAGAATATAAAGAAACATTTAAATCTAAGCACGGTGTAAGTTTAGGGTTTATGTCTTTCTTTACTTTAGCAGTAGTTAGAGCATTAAAATTATATCCTGCAGTTAACTCTATGATTGATGGAAAAGAGATGTTAACTTACGATTTTGTAGATGTAAGTATAGCCGTTTCTGGTCCAAAAGGATTAATGGTTCCTGTAATTAGAAATGCCGAAAACCTATCTTTTAGAGGTGTTGAAGCAGAAGTTAAACGTTTAGCTTTACGTGCTAGAGATGGTAAAATTACAGTAGATGAAATGACTGGTGGTACTTTTACAATTTCTAATGGTGGCGTATTTGGTTCTATGTTATCAACTCCAATTATTAATCCACCTCAAAGTGGTATTTTAGGAATGCATAATATTGTAGAGCGTCCTGTTGCAATTGATGGTCATGTAGAAATTAGACCTATAATGTATGTTGCATTATCTTACGACCATAGAATAATTGATGGTAAAGAAAGTGTAGGATTCTTAGTTGCAGTAAAAGAAGCATTAGAAAATCCAACAGAGTTATTAATGGATAACGATATAAAAAGAGCTTTAGAGCTTTAA
- a CDS encoding response regulator transcription factor has protein sequence MKTTIVIADDHPLMLRGLSDFIASKGYEILGKAEDGRAAYALIVKHKPDIAILDIRMPYMTGLDVAEACKKYNLNTKVILITFDNEEELFDKAKEFNVYGYILKEFAIEEIENCIEHVKKGEAYFSEEIASYLNSKLKYSKSHITDLLTRTELKIVQLLSENKTNQEISETLQSSIRTIEKHRSNITKKLKLQKSHNALMLWANLNKELLQN, from the coding sequence ATGAAAACTACAATTGTCATTGCTGACGATCATCCACTAATGCTTAGAGGTTTGAGCGATTTTATTGCTTCAAAAGGATATGAGATTCTTGGAAAAGCTGAAGATGGCCGAGCTGCTTATGCATTAATTGTTAAGCACAAACCCGATATTGCTATTCTCGATATTAGAATGCCTTACATGACAGGTCTTGATGTTGCTGAAGCTTGTAAAAAATACAACTTAAACACCAAGGTTATCCTTATTACTTTTGATAATGAAGAAGAGCTTTTTGATAAAGCAAAAGAATTTAATGTTTATGGCTATATTTTAAAAGAATTTGCAATTGAAGAAATTGAAAACTGTATAGAACATGTTAAAAAAGGTGAAGCTTATTTTAGTGAAGAAATAGCCTCATACCTAAACTCTAAATTAAAATATTCTAAATCTCATATTACAGATTTATTAACCAGAACCGAACTTAAAATAGTACAACTACTATCTGAAAATAAAACAAACCAAGAAATATCTGAAACGTTACAAAGCTCAATTAGAACAATTGAAAAACACCGAAGTAATATTACAAAAAAATTAAAGCTACAGAAATCTCATAATGCATTAATGCTTTGGGCCAATTTAAATAAAGAGCTTTTACAAAATTAA